The Gillisia sp. Hel_I_86 genome has a segment encoding these proteins:
- the gshB gene encoding glutathione synthase: MNSVRIGFVIDPIAFINPKKDTSLAIMLEAQARGWTVFYMELKHLYLEDGNAKAIMHAISLSDDPKNWFKITGTETGNLGTLDLLFMRKDPPFDTEYIIATYILEKAEEQGAMVINKPQGLRDANEKIFTSWFPQCCPPALLTRSGDAIRDFLKKHQKIVIKPTGKMGGKSIFVLMNGDPNVNVIIEEVSKNGKEYVQVQKYIPEISKTGDKRILLINGIPVEYGLARFPSKNDHRGNLAAGATGKGFELSKNDRWICSQIAPSLVKKGLLFVGIDVIGDYLTEINVTSPTCIREIDKEFDINIASRLLDLLHKNSSK, translated from the coding sequence ATGAATTCAGTGAGAATAGGTTTTGTGATAGACCCTATTGCGTTTATAAATCCAAAAAAAGATACAAGCCTAGCAATTATGTTAGAAGCCCAGGCCAGGGGATGGACTGTTTTTTATATGGAACTGAAGCATCTGTATCTGGAAGATGGGAATGCAAAAGCCATAATGCATGCGATTAGCCTAAGTGATGATCCTAAAAACTGGTTTAAAATAACCGGAACCGAAACTGGAAACCTGGGCACATTAGACCTTTTGTTCATGCGAAAAGACCCGCCTTTTGATACCGAATATATCATTGCCACCTATATTCTGGAAAAAGCTGAAGAACAGGGCGCCATGGTCATTAACAAACCGCAGGGGTTAAGGGATGCCAACGAAAAAATATTTACTTCTTGGTTTCCCCAATGCTGTCCACCAGCACTTCTAACCCGGTCTGGGGACGCAATCAGGGATTTTTTAAAAAAACACCAAAAAATTGTAATAAAACCCACAGGTAAAATGGGTGGTAAATCCATCTTCGTTTTGATGAATGGTGATCCCAATGTGAATGTGATTATAGAAGAAGTTTCTAAAAACGGCAAAGAATATGTACAGGTCCAGAAGTATATCCCAGAAATTTCCAAAACCGGGGATAAAAGGATTTTATTGATAAATGGGATACCAGTGGAATATGGCCTTGCCAGGTTTCCTTCAAAAAATGATCACCGTGGAAATTTAGCTGCCGGAGCTACCGGAAAAGGATTTGAATTATCCAAGAATGACCGGTGGATCTGTTCGCAAATCGCACCTAGCCTAGTAAAAAAAGGACTCCTGTTCGTGGGCATCGATGTGATTGGGGATTATTTAACCGAAATTAACGTGACCAGTCCCACCTGCATTCGGGAAATAGATAAGGAATTCGATATAAATATCGCTTCCCGCCTATTGGACCTTTTACATAAAAACTCAAGTAAATGA
- a CDS encoding AAA family ATPase, giving the protein MENVALSKSLSISGFVLEQLLFDSPPHLIYRAKRKMDDREVIIKTLKDKFPTRENLASLQREYRIASKLDLEGTITVYSLEKLENGNPAIVMERFGISLYEYTKSFANKTIPVTNFISIAIPLVKILGQVHDYSVIHKDIVPRNILIDPKTKNLRITDFSVSSELSREHQGNILSNRIEGSLAYMSPEQTGRINRDIDYRTDYYSLGILCYELLTGQLPFQGEDALEWVHNHISKQPKQPHEVNPKIPSQLSKIVLKLIAKNAEDRYQSSFGIISDLEECSEKIHSGLFDFNFELGQSDISPQFQIPQKLYGREKELEKLSSYFEKVLLGSLEFCLVSGYSGVGKSVLVQELGRSIVQEKGYLIQGKFEQFRQNAAYTALANAFRDLINQILGEPANRLQHWKKNLLKVLGNNGQLMVDLVPELELIIGPQKPLGKLPPTKAQNRFTMVFTSFLKVFTKKEHPLVIFLDDLQWSDVPTLNLISKLMALQDLGHLFLIGAYRDNEVDTTHPLLLTLGEIENYRYVERISLAPLKKNAVVQIIKDTLHCHEENSRKLGKILFEKTGGNPFFTIELLKNLHEREVISFNSSNGCWDWDINKIKEVGHSDNVIDFLVIGFKMLPGLTQQALKMAACIGASFDLKTLSIIMEQSMETTASDLYEALKSNSIVPLDESYKFIGMDSYSVDPSFNLLGPDSLNPTYKFQHDRLQQAAYSMISLDKRKAVHLSIGRLILKHKGEKEIGDSLLQIVDHLNEGRALLTTAKEKTRLASLNLEAGIKAKSSSAYGASLEYLKVGYELLDDIGWHKNFDLCWKLSLEIQQCYYLTGEWEIADKWIDLMLKNAKTDLQKGTVLSARTRQYATIGKMKESIVAAYEGLSILGFDFLNNPTQTNIEEEVQQIKEQLNGREIASLTRLPIMSDEKAKNANKLLMEIFPAAFLSGSGVMFPYLVLKSVNIALKFGNSPESAFAYAGYGMILCGYFNDTAKGYRYGKLGVDLIEQFEDISLKSRVMYVYTMFVHHWSNHWSTMTPWFHKGIEAGYQSGDLLYLAYSAQDCIIWDPKLDLETASREQRKFLMIVKECDYQDSYDSGTLFLQMQLNFQGLTKEKFSLSNEDFDETFCVEGMLERKFMTGISNYNIYKSEIHLLYNDPEGAYKYVQEQDKMMASVMALPQVVRFHIVSFLVRSSLYAKSSEKEKEVLMAKMKESLANISLWSKQCEANFEHLRLLMEAEMAGISGDLNKTLQYYEASIAMAGKHHFTRDAAMANERTALLLINLGIPKAAEGYLQAAYYLFYRWGAHRKGSQLLEDYAEILNTAIAVPGNAPKRNHNAPPLKANSFGIEQIDMKSVFKASQIISGELVLEKLLEATLQLLVENSGAGKGILLERQNGKNLVLAMIDFNKTKKPVKNSQIKDTGNLDIPHTLINTAFRTNESIVLDNASAINPYSSDPYIKSAKPLSILCVPLPTRGGQILAVYLENNLTRSVFTEDRVNLIKLLTGQASISIENAKIYEAQQTLLKAQQRFVPIQFLKKLGHEDIANVKLGESVSMEMSVLFSDLRDFTPLVEQLSPQEVIELLNKYFSEIGLSIAASGGFIDSYAGDEVMALFAIPPQQAVRAGIKMYGALKKFNKNSGLNLKMGIGMNTGPLVLGTMGGAGRMQCSVLGDTVNLASRIEQLTKFYGARFLIGENTFLNIDRKEDFSLRLIDRVAVKGKGKAVRLYEVLDVESKKARLQKEASVKPLELGMQAYYNQEFGEAFKIFNEGSLNNPVDRVFAIFKERSNNYRSNPPGANWQGFDIFTSK; this is encoded by the coding sequence ATGGAGAATGTTGCACTAAGTAAATCATTATCAATTTCGGGATTTGTGCTGGAGCAGTTGCTTTTTGATTCCCCTCCGCACCTTATTTACAGGGCTAAAAGAAAAATGGACGATCGTGAGGTGATTATAAAAACCCTCAAGGATAAATTCCCAACAAGGGAAAATTTGGCCAGCCTCCAAAGGGAATACAGAATTGCCTCCAAACTTGATCTTGAAGGAACCATAACTGTTTACAGTCTTGAAAAGCTTGAAAATGGCAATCCGGCGATTGTTATGGAGCGCTTTGGGATCTCTTTATATGAATACACGAAATCTTTTGCCAATAAAACAATTCCTGTTACAAATTTCATTTCCATTGCTATTCCCCTTGTAAAAATCCTAGGGCAAGTACACGATTATAGCGTGATTCATAAAGACATAGTTCCCAGGAATATTTTGATAGATCCAAAAACCAAAAATCTTCGCATCACAGATTTTAGTGTTTCTTCTGAATTATCACGGGAACACCAAGGGAATATTCTTTCCAACCGGATAGAAGGCTCCCTTGCCTATATGTCCCCAGAGCAAACAGGAAGGATCAATCGGGATATCGATTATCGAACAGATTACTATTCCTTGGGGATCCTGTGCTATGAATTGTTAACTGGTCAATTGCCTTTTCAAGGTGAAGATGCACTAGAATGGGTTCACAACCATATTAGCAAACAACCCAAACAGCCACATGAAGTAAACCCAAAAATCCCCTCCCAGCTTTCAAAAATTGTATTGAAGCTCATAGCTAAAAATGCAGAAGACCGCTATCAAAGCAGTTTTGGTATTATTAGTGATTTGGAGGAATGCAGCGAAAAAATCCATAGCGGTTTATTCGATTTCAATTTTGAATTGGGACAGAGCGATATTTCACCGCAGTTCCAGATACCACAAAAACTTTATGGCCGTGAAAAGGAATTGGAAAAACTTTCTTCCTATTTTGAAAAGGTGCTGCTGGGGTCGTTGGAATTTTGCCTGGTTTCCGGTTATTCGGGGGTAGGGAAATCGGTTTTGGTACAGGAATTAGGACGTTCCATCGTTCAGGAAAAGGGATACCTAATTCAGGGAAAATTTGAGCAATTTAGGCAAAATGCTGCCTACACTGCGCTGGCAAATGCATTTCGGGATTTGATCAATCAAATTCTAGGGGAACCTGCAAATAGGTTACAGCATTGGAAAAAAAACCTCCTAAAAGTACTCGGCAATAACGGACAACTAATGGTTGATCTTGTGCCGGAGCTGGAATTGATTATCGGTCCACAGAAACCGCTAGGCAAGCTTCCTCCTACCAAGGCGCAAAATCGTTTTACAATGGTTTTCACAAGTTTCCTAAAGGTATTTACCAAGAAAGAACATCCCCTAGTGATTTTTCTGGATGATTTGCAATGGAGCGATGTACCAACCCTAAACCTTATCAGTAAATTAATGGCATTGCAGGACCTGGGCCATCTTTTCCTTATAGGGGCATACAGGGACAATGAAGTAGATACCACACATCCGTTACTCCTTACATTAGGGGAAATAGAAAATTATAGATATGTAGAACGTATTTCACTAGCGCCATTGAAAAAAAATGCGGTTGTCCAAATTATTAAGGACACGCTACACTGCCATGAAGAAAATTCTCGCAAGTTGGGAAAGATTTTATTCGAAAAGACAGGGGGAAATCCCTTTTTTACAATTGAATTGCTCAAAAATTTACATGAACGAGAGGTGATTTCATTCAATTCCAGCAATGGCTGTTGGGATTGGGATATAAATAAAATAAAAGAGGTTGGCCACAGTGATAATGTGATCGATTTTCTTGTTATAGGCTTTAAAATGCTACCGGGGCTCACTCAGCAGGCACTTAAAATGGCAGCATGTATTGGTGCAAGCTTCGATTTAAAGACCTTGTCCATTATTATGGAACAATCTATGGAAACTACTGCTTCCGATCTATACGAAGCACTAAAATCAAATAGTATCGTTCCACTGGACGAATCTTATAAATTTATAGGGATGGATTCATATTCGGTAGATCCTTCTTTCAATCTATTAGGTCCAGATAGCCTAAACCCCACGTATAAATTTCAGCATGACCGCTTGCAACAAGCAGCCTATAGCATGATTTCCTTGGATAAAAGAAAAGCAGTGCACCTTTCTATTGGCAGGTTGATTTTAAAACACAAAGGGGAAAAGGAAATTGGCGATAGCCTCCTGCAAATAGTTGACCACCTTAATGAGGGGCGGGCCCTGCTTACCACGGCGAAGGAAAAAACAAGGCTTGCCTCCCTAAACCTTGAGGCCGGGATAAAAGCTAAAAGTTCTTCAGCCTATGGGGCTTCGCTCGAATATTTAAAAGTTGGATATGAACTGCTTGATGATATTGGCTGGCACAAGAATTTTGATCTCTGCTGGAAACTCAGTCTGGAAATCCAACAGTGCTATTATTTAACCGGGGAATGGGAAATCGCCGATAAATGGATAGATTTAATGCTGAAAAATGCCAAAACCGATCTCCAAAAAGGAACGGTACTTTCGGCAAGGACCAGACAGTATGCCACAATCGGCAAGATGAAAGAATCTATTGTTGCAGCTTATGAGGGGCTTTCTATCCTAGGCTTTGACTTTTTGAACAATCCAACCCAAACCAATATAGAAGAAGAAGTACAGCAAATAAAAGAGCAATTAAACGGAAGGGAAATTGCCTCGCTCACCCGCCTACCAATCATGAGCGACGAAAAAGCCAAAAATGCCAATAAGTTGCTCATGGAAATTTTTCCTGCGGCATTTTTATCGGGCAGTGGGGTGATGTTCCCATACCTTGTTCTTAAATCGGTGAATATTGCCCTAAAATTTGGCAATAGCCCGGAATCTGCGTTTGCGTATGCGGGCTACGGAATGATTTTATGTGGGTATTTTAATGATACCGCCAAAGGATACAGATATGGCAAACTGGGGGTGGACTTAATAGAACAATTTGAAGATATTTCGCTTAAATCCCGGGTTATGTATGTTTACACCATGTTTGTGCACCACTGGAGCAATCACTGGTCTACCATGACCCCTTGGTTTCACAAAGGTATTGAGGCCGGGTACCAATCTGGTGACCTTCTGTATTTGGCTTACAGCGCTCAAGATTGTATTATCTGGGATCCCAAACTAGACTTGGAAACTGCTTCCCGGGAACAACGCAAGTTCTTGATGATAGTAAAGGAATGTGATTACCAGGATAGTTATGACTCTGGAACGCTTTTCCTACAGATGCAGCTTAATTTTCAAGGACTTACCAAGGAAAAATTCAGTCTTTCCAACGAAGATTTTGATGAAACCTTCTGTGTGGAAGGAATGCTGGAACGAAAGTTTATGACGGGAATTTCAAATTATAATATTTATAAATCTGAAATTCATTTGCTTTATAACGATCCTGAAGGTGCTTATAAATATGTTCAAGAGCAGGATAAAATGATGGCTTCTGTAATGGCTTTGCCGCAAGTGGTTCGGTTTCACATAGTATCCTTTTTGGTGCGCTCGTCCTTATATGCAAAATCTTCTGAAAAAGAAAAGGAAGTTTTAATGGCAAAGATGAAGGAAAGTTTGGCGAATATCAGTTTATGGTCCAAACAATGCGAAGCTAATTTCGAACACCTCCGTTTACTAATGGAAGCTGAAATGGCCGGAATTTCAGGGGATTTGAATAAAACCTTACAATATTATGAGGCCTCTATAGCAATGGCCGGAAAGCACCATTTTACCCGCGATGCAGCCATGGCAAATGAAAGGACTGCACTTCTATTGATCAATCTTGGAATTCCAAAGGCTGCCGAAGGCTATCTCCAAGCCGCCTATTATTTGTTTTACCGCTGGGGCGCCCATCGAAAAGGTTCTCAATTACTGGAAGATTACGCAGAAATTTTAAACACGGCAATTGCTGTTCCAGGAAATGCTCCCAAACGCAACCATAATGCCCCTCCCTTGAAAGCGAACAGCTTTGGTATAGAGCAAATAGATATGAAATCGGTATTTAAAGCTTCCCAGATAATTTCAGGGGAATTGGTTCTGGAAAAACTACTTGAAGCCACGCTACAGTTATTAGTTGAAAATTCCGGGGCCGGGAAAGGTATCCTACTGGAACGGCAGAACGGTAAAAATTTAGTCCTTGCCATGATTGATTTCAACAAAACAAAGAAACCAGTAAAAAACAGCCAGATCAAGGATACTGGTAACCTTGACATTCCTCATACCCTTATCAACACCGCCTTCAGAACGAATGAAAGTATTGTACTGGATAATGCTTCGGCGATAAACCCGTATTCTTCAGATCCTTATATAAAATCGGCTAAACCATTATCCATTCTATGTGTGCCATTACCTACCCGTGGAGGGCAAATATTAGCGGTATATTTGGAGAACAACCTAACACGCAGTGTATTTACAGAAGATAGGGTGAACCTTATCAAGTTGCTTACGGGCCAGGCCAGTATTTCCATTGAGAACGCTAAAATTTATGAGGCACAGCAAACCTTGCTTAAGGCACAGCAAAGATTTGTTCCTATTCAGTTCTTAAAGAAACTCGGGCATGAAGACATAGCCAATGTGAAGCTTGGCGAATCGGTTTCTATGGAAATGAGCGTTTTGTTCTCAGACCTTAGGGATTTTACACCCTTGGTAGAGCAATTATCACCCCAGGAAGTAATTGAATTATTGAATAAATATTTTTCAGAAATTGGACTTTCCATAGCAGCATCGGGAGGGTTTATAGATTCTTATGCCGGGGATGAAGTAATGGCACTTTTTGCCATTCCACCGCAACAAGCAGTAAGAGCTGGTATTAAAATGTACGGGGCATTAAAAAAATTCAATAAAAATTCTGGATTAAACCTTAAAATGGGCATTGGCATGAACACGGGCCCACTTGTGTTGGGAACCATGGGTGGTGCCGGCAGGATGCAGTGCTCGGTATTAGGGGATACCGTAAACCTGGCTTCCAGAATAGAGCAACTTACCAAGTTTTATGGAGCACGGTTTTTAATTGGGGAAAACACCTTTCTAAATATAGATAGAAAAGAGGATTTTTCGCTTAGGCTTATAGATCGGGTAGCGGTGAAAGGAAAAGGAAAAGCAGTTAGGCTATATGAAGTTTTGGATGTTGAAAGCAAGAAGGCAAGGTTGCAAAAAGAGGCTTCTGTAAAGCCACTCGAACTCGGGATGCAGGCCTATTATAATCAAGAATTTGGAGAGGCATTTAAAATATTTAATGAGGGAAGCCTAAACAATCCAGTGGATAGGGTTTTTGCCATTTTTAAGGAGCGCTCAAATAATTACAGGAGCAATCCCCCGGGTGCCAATTGGCAGGGATTTGATATATTTACCAGTAAATAA
- a CDS encoding glutamate-cysteine ligase family protein translates to MMTVKPLTRDVCRKYLEGLIFGSSSFPNPEIPGKKIGLMGIELEVFPYKISNGKIKGVKCEGDKDNLRNILIKVSEEFGGNAIYEDEEKENHLLKKIEFPNGDNFQFEPGCQIEICINPCKNLSELESRIIFLQSLLLKITSEYGIHFAQHGTNPWFGTEEIGLQIPKQRYLNLQNYLDKISPFGRKMMRLTGSLQVNLDLGRDEETRIKRIVTANLLSPIATAIFSNSPITAGKKNGFKSFRSYIWQQLDPKRTGLLPLEGVIKSWKKEEVVEAYLNFSLNAPLIYVQKKPEISLASEYTFNYWLDHPIHNHVPDITDFDNHLSLLFPEVRLRKYLEIRSVDAPPKEWQMIPVYFYTGLLYNNSHLDKTLDLLIPKQRIIEKLLVESASGFKNDNLYLLAKEIMQLAIEAFSGLPPNFKYENQVEIMISFYKKYTSKRRCFADDSIQLFNKNNKLTY, encoded by the coding sequence ATGATGACCGTAAAACCACTAACCCGGGATGTATGTAGAAAATATTTGGAAGGCCTCATTTTTGGCTCTTCCAGTTTTCCAAACCCTGAAATCCCGGGAAAAAAAATTGGACTAATGGGAATAGAACTGGAGGTCTTTCCATATAAAATTTCCAATGGGAAAATTAAGGGGGTTAAGTGTGAAGGGGATAAGGATAATCTTAGGAATATTCTTATAAAAGTTTCAGAAGAATTTGGCGGCAATGCAATTTATGAAGATGAGGAGAAGGAAAACCATCTGCTTAAAAAAATTGAATTTCCCAATGGCGATAATTTTCAATTTGAGCCGGGATGCCAGATTGAGATATGTATCAATCCCTGCAAAAACCTTAGTGAGCTAGAGTCTAGGATTATTTTCCTACAATCCCTTCTATTAAAAATAACCAGCGAATATGGAATTCATTTTGCCCAACATGGAACCAATCCCTGGTTTGGGACCGAGGAAATAGGATTACAAATTCCTAAGCAACGGTACCTGAATTTGCAAAACTATCTTGATAAAATTAGTCCGTTTGGTAGAAAGATGATGCGTTTAACAGGCTCACTACAAGTTAACCTGGATTTAGGCCGGGACGAAGAAACCCGCATAAAACGGATTGTCACGGCAAACCTGCTAAGCCCTATCGCAACCGCTATTTTTTCAAACTCCCCTATTACTGCGGGTAAGAAAAATGGCTTTAAATCATTTCGAAGTTATATTTGGCAACAACTCGACCCTAAAAGGACAGGTCTCCTTCCCTTGGAAGGAGTTATTAAATCTTGGAAAAAAGAAGAAGTTGTAGAAGCATATTTAAATTTCTCACTTAACGCACCGCTAATTTATGTACAGAAAAAACCTGAAATCAGCTTAGCTTCAGAATATACTTTTAACTACTGGTTGGATCATCCAATACATAATCATGTCCCGGATATTACCGATTTCGATAATCATTTGTCTTTGCTTTTTCCGGAAGTACGTTTAAGGAAGTATCTGGAAATTCGTTCTGTGGATGCACCTCCAAAAGAGTGGCAAATGATTCCTGTATATTTTTACACAGGGCTTTTATATAACAATTCGCACCTGGATAAAACACTCGATTTATTAATTCCGAAGCAAAGAATAATTGAAAAACTGCTGGTAGAATCTGCAAGCGGATTTAAAAATGATAATTTATACCTTCTTGCAAAAGAAATAATGCAGCTGGCTATTGAAGCGTTTTCAGGATTACCTCCAAATTTTAAATATGAAAATCAGGTTGAAATAATGATTTCCTTCTATAAAAAATATACCTCCAAAAGAAGATGTTTTGCAGACGATTCCATTCAGTTGTTTAATAAAAATAATAAGCTAACTTATTGA
- a CDS encoding phosphate ABC transporter substrate-binding protein, with protein sequence MKSAPILFAFLICIIFTSCQTKEAVNIAGSTSVLPIISIAAEEFRKNNPELTIIVNGGGSGVGVNQLGEGKINIGMVSRDITQEEISAYPNINFNPISIGKDAVVPVISSEIYNYGITSLTLEQIAKIYRGEVRNWNKLGGPDKEILVIDKEASRGTRHVFMEIVLGDKEAIAAGTDLVLGSNNEEQTAIVQSDAAIGMLSNAWLNEDVKGLNIKMLDGTIIEPTLNNIINNKFPITRDLLIVTNGKPAGAVKYFIEYLLSSEGQKIVEEAGYVGINQ encoded by the coding sequence ATGAAAAGTGCCCCTATCTTATTTGCTTTTTTAATATGTATCATTTTTACTTCTTGCCAAACAAAAGAAGCTGTAAATATTGCTGGTAGTACGTCTGTACTGCCTATTATTTCTATCGCGGCAGAAGAATTCAGAAAAAACAATCCAGAACTCACTATTATTGTAAATGGGGGAGGATCTGGAGTGGGCGTGAATCAGTTAGGGGAAGGAAAAATAAATATAGGAATGGTTTCCAGAGACATTACTCAAGAGGAGATCAGTGCTTATCCAAATATTAACTTTAATCCAATCTCTATAGGGAAAGATGCTGTAGTTCCTGTTATTTCTTCTGAAATATATAACTATGGGATTACTTCACTTACCTTAGAACAAATAGCTAAAATCTATCGAGGGGAAGTTAGAAATTGGAACAAGCTAGGAGGACCAGACAAAGAAATACTTGTAATAGACAAGGAAGCTTCCAGAGGGACCAGACATGTCTTTATGGAAATTGTTTTAGGTGATAAGGAAGCAATTGCAGCCGGAACAGATCTTGTACTTGGTTCGAATAATGAAGAACAAACGGCTATAGTGCAAAGTGATGCAGCAATTGGAATGCTATCCAATGCTTGGCTAAATGAAGATGTAAAAGGCCTAAATATTAAAATGTTGGACGGAACCATAATAGAGCCAACTTTAAATAATATAATCAATAATAAATTTCCTATCACAAGAGATCTATTAATTGTTACAAATGGAAAACCAGCAGGTGCTGTTAAGTATTTTATTGAGTACCTTTTGAGTTCTGAAGGACAAAAAATTGTGGAAGAAGCTGGCTATGTTGGGATCAACCAATAA
- a CDS encoding DEAD/DEAH box helicase, producing the protein MPFKKLNTPLKEALERLEIETPTPFQKKSISKIKSGANFYGIAPEGAGKTTAMIISTIQKLKSEAYMDAPRALIYVKDKESALELEQKFKAFTRYMDLRIYCAYDEQNIDHQKDDIYAGVDIVIATPSRINKLFSITGIHLGELQLLILEDAEILVKRSFNHDIYRITQSINKCQYLVFAESWDARLEKLQDTFMTNAVTTVTMKGSTI; encoded by the coding sequence ATGCCATTTAAAAAACTAAACACACCTTTAAAAGAAGCCCTTGAACGTCTAGAAATTGAAACTCCTACCCCATTTCAGAAAAAAAGTATTTCAAAAATAAAGAGTGGTGCTAATTTTTATGGAATCGCTCCAGAAGGTGCAGGTAAGACAACTGCCATGATTATAAGTACCATTCAAAAACTTAAGTCTGAAGCTTATATGGATGCTCCCAGGGCATTGATCTACGTGAAGGACAAAGAATCGGCTTTGGAATTGGAACAAAAATTCAAAGCGTTCACAAGATATATGGACCTCAGGATTTACTGCGCCTACGATGAGCAAAATATAGATCATCAAAAAGATGACATTTATGCTGGTGTAGATATTGTGATCGCCACTCCAAGCAGGATAAATAAATTATTTTCCATTACTGGTATTCATTTAGGGGAATTACAATTATTAATCTTAGAGGATGCTGAAATTTTGGTGAAGCGCAGCTTTAATCATGATATCTACAGAATAACCCAAAGTATTAATAAATGCCAGTATTTGGTGTTTGCCGAAAGTTGGGATGCCCGGTTAGAAAAGTTACAAGATACATTTATGACCAATGCAGTAACGACGGTTACAATGAAAGGCAGCACCATTTAA
- a CDS encoding deoxyribonuclease II family protein — MIAPLNNQENKPIDWWFIYKLPMNTGPKKDTTGFEFLYCDSTSKQGLSLSPVSLDHEQSALALTLNQIFSGEPDVGYVLWNDEIPPTASVIKPKNNEGKGHSKGVLAFSKKNNCGFYLLHSTPRFPAEGIVELPEDEKRFGQTYICFSLKDYAEANKLASVLLLQNEAQVYAKHLPEVGTEEAIFKLANNNKFETPVAPSILNLKTISGFEFTHIAKNKHWSEPVKPATIGKDFWKDLVGPSLKCNLDVETWRRGLVFGDIDPDKKENTKDDVDIDLTIIGLPGYNWAYTKDHAKWGISVKIEESHIIVSDLNRQLSQCKRGGGAVVFNHPGLWKSLDAIQVTEKNLETNPHIDKS, encoded by the coding sequence ATGATAGCACCGCTAAACAATCAAGAAAACAAACCCATCGACTGGTGGTTTATATATAAACTGCCTATGAATACAGGGCCGAAAAAAGATACTACTGGTTTCGAGTTTTTGTACTGTGATTCAACTTCCAAACAGGGGCTTTCTCTGTCGCCGGTTTCTTTGGACCACGAACAATCTGCCCTGGCACTCACCTTAAATCAAATATTTTCAGGGGAACCAGATGTAGGCTATGTACTTTGGAATGACGAAATTCCACCTACTGCATCGGTTATAAAACCCAAAAACAATGAAGGAAAAGGACATAGCAAAGGGGTTTTAGCATTTTCCAAAAAAAACAATTGCGGGTTTTATTTACTTCATTCCACTCCCAGATTTCCTGCGGAAGGGATTGTAGAATTACCAGAAGATGAAAAAAGGTTTGGACAAACCTATATATGCTTTTCACTTAAAGATTACGCTGAAGCGAATAAACTTGCAAGCGTGCTTTTGCTGCAAAATGAAGCTCAGGTGTATGCAAAGCATTTGCCCGAAGTTGGAACTGAAGAAGCAATCTTTAAACTGGCCAATAACAATAAGTTTGAAACCCCAGTAGCTCCTTCGATATTAAATTTGAAAACAATTAGTGGTTTTGAATTTACCCATATTGCTAAAAACAAACATTGGAGCGAACCTGTGAAACCTGCAACCATAGGAAAGGATTTTTGGAAAGACCTGGTAGGCCCAAGCCTGAAATGCAATCTGGATGTTGAGACCTGGAGGCGCGGACTGGTATTTGGGGATATAGATCCAGACAAAAAAGAAAATACCAAAGATGATGTGGATATAGATTTGACCATAATTGGCTTACCGGGCTATAACTGGGCCTACACCAAAGATCACGCTAAATGGGGAATATCTGTAAAAATTGAAGAATCCCATATCATTGTTTCTGACCTTAACCGCCAGCTCAGCCAATGCAAGCGTGGCGGTGGCGCGGTGGTTTTTAACCATCCTGGCTTATGGAAATCATTAGACGCTATTCAGGTTACAGAAAAGAATCTTGAAACCAATCCTCATATAGACAAATCTTAA